In Desulfobulbus oralis, one DNA window encodes the following:
- a CDS encoding type IV pilin protein, with the protein MKKIVRNAKGFTLIELMIVVAIIGILAAIAIPQFAQYRMRAFNSSAESDLRNLKTAEEVLMGDHQFYGGTVKGKSGTVSGGNKGETTNGLVGPLNGGTVDVDGATIAGENQDKTVKMAVGFGIGNGVTAAAVTNNEFGAYNAYTHHFQGNRAFGTEGDSTALYYCQGDKLFVSKKGPLGGATAAPAPTSGTVEFTNAKCGGDVVSKWTAL; encoded by the coding sequence ATGAAAAAGATTGTACGTAATGCCAAAGGCTTCACCCTGATCGAGTTGATGATCGTCGTTGCCATCATCGGTATTCTGGCTGCTATTGCCATCCCGCAGTTTGCCCAGTACCGTATGCGCGCCTTCAACTCCTCCGCCGAGTCTGATCTGCGGAACCTGAAGACTGCGGAAGAGGTACTGATGGGTGATCATCAGTTCTACGGCGGCACGGTCAAAGGCAAGAGCGGCACCGTGAGTGGAGGCAATAAGGGCGAGACCACGAATGGTCTGGTTGGCCCGTTGAATGGCGGTACGGTTGATGTCGATGGCGCAACCATTGCCGGTGAGAATCAGGACAAAACTGTAAAAATGGCAGTCGGCTTCGGCATTGGCAACGGCGTGACCGCTGCTGCGGTGACGAACAATGAATTCGGTGCCTACAATGCCTACACCCACCACTTCCAGGGCAATCGCGCCTTTGGCACCGAGGGCGATTCCACCGCTCTCTACTACTGCCAGGGCGACAAGCTCTTCGTCAGCAAGAAAGGCCCGCTGGGCGGCGCTACAGCAGCTCCCGCCCCGACTTCCGGCACCGTTGAATTTACCAATGCTAAGTGCGGCGGTGATGTGGTGAGCAAGTGGACCGCACTGTGA
- a CDS encoding ABC transporter permease: MKNIALIAGITFKEALRNRILLSILCFAAAIFGLNFTLADSFNFELSKVAVDISMSAIALCSLLIIFILCINQLGRDIDRRIVFLFLARPLARYEYILGKFCGFAALLLLTEFILGGGGAMSVWIIAHFRPAYVAVNFGWGMFALALLFHFTGCLMLLACAMLFAVLSTSTFLAVLFTLGVYFAGQYLERVITLLTIGADSSSPVLVFLKWAAWLLPNLAAFDLKQHAAYGLTLAPSLAGCTLLYGLAYTVLVLLLTTFVFSRKELS; this comes from the coding sequence ATGAAAAACATTGCCCTGATTGCCGGCATTACCTTCAAGGAAGCCCTGCGCAACCGCATTCTGCTCAGTATCCTCTGCTTCGCCGCCGCGATTTTTGGTTTGAACTTCACCCTGGCCGATTCCTTCAACTTCGAGTTGAGCAAGGTGGCGGTGGATATCAGCATGTCGGCCATTGCCCTCTGTTCCCTGCTCATCATTTTTATTCTCTGCATCAACCAGTTGGGCCGGGACATCGACCGCCGCATCGTCTTTCTCTTTCTGGCCAGGCCTCTGGCCCGGTACGAATACATATTAGGCAAGTTCTGCGGCTTTGCCGCATTGCTGCTGCTGACCGAATTCATTCTGGGGGGGGGCGGAGCCATGTCGGTGTGGATCATTGCCCATTTTCGGCCAGCCTATGTGGCAGTGAACTTCGGCTGGGGCATGTTTGCGCTGGCGTTGCTCTTTCACTTTACCGGCTGCCTGATGCTTTTGGCCTGCGCCATGCTCTTTGCCGTTCTGTCCACCTCGACATTTTTGGCCGTACTCTTTACGCTGGGTGTCTACTTTGCCGGCCAGTATCTGGAGCGGGTCATCACCCTGCTCACGATCGGTGCCGACAGCTCCAGTCCGGTGCTGGTATTTTTGAAGTGGGCGGCCTGGCTGCTGCCCAATCTGGCCGCCTTTGACCTGAAGCAACACGCTGCCTACGGCCTGACGCTCGCGCCGTCGCTGGCCGGCTGTACACTGTTATACGGCTTGGCCTACACGGTTCTGGTGCTGCTCCTGACTACTTTCGTTTTTTCCCGCAAGGAACTGTCGTGA
- the amrS gene encoding AmmeMemoRadiSam system radical SAM enzyme yields MMEARWYEKAAGDMVRCGLCAQGCRIGPDGRGLCRVRENRAGRLYSLVYGQVAAEAVDPVEKKPLYHFLSRTRTWSIATPGCNFRCLHCQNHRLSQVGDRPMPATVRRRPGDVAAMALAAGCKSVSYTYSEPTVFLEFAEDCGLAAHEAGLANILVSNGFMSEAAAQSAGAWLDAANIDLKAFSDDFYRRVCGARLQPVLDTIGRLFAQGIWLEVTTLIIPGLNDDAAELQALARFLAGLSPDLPWHLSAFHPACRLQNVPPTPTATLLRARDIGRAVGLRHVYLGNVRLDGAGDTLCPACGSLVIRRQGYCAEFPAEPGRCPHCGLLLAGRWQ; encoded by the coding sequence ATGATGGAGGCGCGTTGGTACGAAAAGGCGGCAGGCGATATGGTGCGTTGCGGTCTCTGCGCCCAGGGCTGCCGGATCGGGCCGGATGGGCGCGGCCTGTGCCGGGTCCGGGAAAACCGGGCCGGCAGACTGTATTCCCTGGTCTACGGCCAGGTGGCGGCGGAGGCGGTGGATCCGGTGGAAAAAAAGCCGCTGTACCATTTTCTGTCCAGGACCCGCACCTGGTCCATTGCCACCCCGGGCTGCAACTTCCGCTGCCTGCACTGCCAGAACCACCGCCTTTCCCAGGTCGGCGACAGACCCATGCCGGCGACGGTGCGGCGCCGCCCCGGGGACGTGGCGGCCATGGCCTTGGCCGCTGGCTGCAAAAGCGTCAGCTACACCTACTCGGAGCCCACGGTCTTTCTGGAATTTGCCGAAGACTGCGGCCTTGCGGCTCACGAGGCGGGGCTGGCGAACATTCTGGTGAGCAACGGCTTCATGAGCGAAGCCGCCGCCCAAAGCGCCGGAGCCTGGCTGGATGCGGCCAATATCGACCTCAAGGCCTTTTCAGATGACTTCTACCGCCGCGTCTGCGGGGCCCGGCTCCAACCGGTGCTGGACACCATCGGCCGGCTCTTCGCCCAGGGCATCTGGCTGGAGGTGACCACTCTCATCATTCCCGGTCTGAACGACGATGCGGCGGAACTCCAGGCCCTGGCGCGGTTCCTGGCCGGGCTGTCGCCGGATCTGCCCTGGCATCTCTCCGCCTTTCATCCGGCCTGCCGCCTGCAGAATGTTCCCCCCACGCCCACAGCCACCCTGCTCCGCGCCCGGGACATCGGCCGGGCCGTTGGGCTGCGCCACGTCTATCTGGGCAACGTGCGGCTGGACGGCGCGGGCGACACCTTGTGTCCGGCCTGCGGCAGCCTGGTCATCCGGCGGCAGGGCTACTGCGCGGAGTTTCCGGCCGAGCCTGGCCGCTGCCCCCACTGCGGCCTGCTGCTGGCCGGTCGTTGGCAGTAA
- a CDS encoding IS5 family transposase (programmed frameshift) has translation MPLPRGAFGMRIYQAHLPGKKGSVGRPAGDNRLFINAVFWILRTGAPWRDLPPDLGDWKNTHRRFCRWRDRGVWEKLLEVLMVEPDYEWLMIDASHCKVHPHAAGAVGGNQAMSRTKGGFNTKIHLAVDAHGMPLGVAVTEGTRADCKEACALIDGLSAEILLADRGYDSNELIDKAVESDCQPVIPPRKNRKEQHDYDRELYRVRHLVENAFLHLKRWRGIATRYAKRSLSFLAAVQIRCISLWAEII, from the exons ATGCCCCTACCACGTGGTGCATTTGGAATGAGAATCTACCAGGCGCATCTCCCCGGCAAAAAGGGGAGCGTTGGTCGCCCAGCCGGAGACAACAGACTGTTTATCAACGCGGTGTTCTGGATATTGCGGACAGGAGCGCCATGGCGCGATCTGCCTCCTGACCTTGGGGACTGGAAAAATACCCATCGCCGGTTTTGCCGTTGGCGTGACCGGGGTGTTTGGGAAAAACTCCTTGAAGTGCTCATGGTTGAGCCTGACTATGAGTGGCTGATGATTGATGCGAGCCATTGCAAGGTGCATCCCCATGCTGCCGGAGCGGTTGGCGGCAACCAGGCGATGAGTCGCACAAAAGGGGGCT TCAACACCAAAATACATCTGGCCGTGGATGCGCATGGTATGCCGCTCGGAGTTGCTGTTACAGAAGGCACCAGAGCTGATTGCAAGGAAGCGTGCGCATTGATTGACGGTTTGAGCGCGGAGATACTTTTGGCTGATCGCGGATATGACAGCAATGAACTTATAGACAAGGCTGTTGAGTCCGACTGCCAGCCCGTCATCCCGCCCAGAAAAAATCGCAAGGAACAGCACGATTATGACAGAGAACTGTACCGTGTACGGCACCTGGTCGAGAACGCCTTTCTTCACCTCAAGAGATGGCGTGGCATCGCCACGCGTTATGCAAAACGAAGCCTCTCCTTCCTTGCCGCCGTGCAAATCAGATGTATCTCATTGTGGGCAGAAATCATTTGA
- a CDS encoding sensor histidine kinase has translation MWLRSMSAQATLMTGTLLLLAMLLVDFFVSSLWYYQATQARLARMQDILNSFAVPLAGGQSAGPLLERVSPDGAFCLYLLDEVSQRVLAQSCPLPAHLAPSPEGSLSPLRLASHNGLFAVHLLRDRADQLPKQLIITEREGSRTVFRQVLRAQYFVLAYIGLYTLILTTLAWLSYSRRIRRPLEKLVATAECAGELEPHPFPEEQQLGELHRLSFNLNRMLRRLEQDRAALRAAAAELARKNRQLLANQQEMIRTEKLAATGRLAAGLAHEIGNPLGVVQGYLELLQAGDCSPEERAEYLTNALQETRRMHVLISTLLQTARSHGDLVLAPVAVNPLVTEFARAMRPQAMLRGIALVLHVEAEEDSVEASGDTLRQILLNGLLNAVDAIRATAADSGSIEIGTRNVEREGRNWLDICVADSGPGLAPEHAGKIFDPFFSTKAPGAGTGLGLSVSLSLVEAMGGSMAAENREQGGMALHIMLPLARTASGAAEDIPEVAGQGEP, from the coding sequence ATGTGGCTGCGCAGCATGAGCGCCCAGGCGACCCTGATGACCGGCACCCTGCTCCTGCTGGCCATGCTGTTGGTCGATTTTTTCGTCTCCTCGCTCTGGTACTATCAGGCGACACAGGCCCGTCTTGCCCGAATGCAGGACATCCTGAACAGTTTTGCCGTTCCTCTGGCAGGCGGGCAGAGCGCCGGGCCGCTGCTGGAGCGTGTGTCGCCTGATGGCGCCTTTTGTCTCTATCTGCTGGACGAAGTCAGCCAGCGCGTTCTGGCGCAAAGCTGTCCCCTGCCTGCCCACCTGGCCCCATCTCCGGAAGGCAGCCTCTCGCCCCTGAGGCTCGCATCTCATAACGGCCTTTTCGCGGTGCACTTGCTGCGGGACAGAGCTGATCAACTCCCGAAGCAACTGATCATCACCGAGCGGGAGGGTTCGCGGACCGTGTTTCGGCAGGTGCTGCGGGCCCAGTACTTTGTGCTGGCCTATATTGGCCTCTACACGCTGATCCTCACGACCCTGGCCTGGCTCAGCTATTCCCGCCGCATCCGGCGGCCCCTGGAAAAGCTGGTGGCCACGGCCGAGTGTGCAGGCGAGCTGGAGCCGCACCCTTTTCCCGAAGAGCAGCAACTGGGCGAACTGCACCGGCTCTCCTTCAATCTGAACCGCATGCTGCGGCGTCTGGAACAGGACAGGGCCGCCCTGCGGGCAGCGGCAGCCGAACTGGCCCGGAAAAACAGGCAGTTGCTGGCCAACCAGCAGGAGATGATCCGTACCGAAAAGCTGGCGGCCACGGGTCGGCTGGCAGCCGGGCTGGCCCACGAAATCGGCAATCCCTTAGGTGTGGTGCAGGGTTATCTGGAGCTTTTGCAGGCAGGGGACTGCAGCCCTGAGGAGCGGGCAGAGTATCTGACCAATGCCCTGCAGGAAACAAGGCGCATGCACGTTCTGATCAGCACCCTGCTCCAGACTGCCCGCAGCCACGGCGATCTGGTGCTGGCGCCGGTGGCGGTCAACCCCCTGGTGACGGAATTTGCCAGGGCCATGCGGCCCCAGGCCATGCTCAGGGGCATTGCGCTCGTTCTGCATGTGGAGGCGGAAGAGGACAGCGTGGAGGCCTCCGGAGACACGCTGCGCCAGATCCTTCTGAACGGCCTGCTAAACGCCGTGGACGCCATCCGCGCCACCGCCGCGGACAGCGGCAGCATCGAGATCGGCACCCGCAATGTGGAGCGGGAGGGCAGGAACTGGCTGGATATTTGTGTGGCAGACAGTGGCCCTGGGCTTGCGCCCGAGCATGCCGGCAAGATCTTCGATCCCTTTTTCAGCACCAAGGCACCCGGGGCCGGCACCGGGCTGGGACTCTCGGTTTCCCTCTCGCTGGTCGAGGCCATGGGTGGCAGCATGGCGGCCGAAAACCGCGAGCAGGGCGGCATGGCGCTGCACATTATGCTGCCGCTGGCCAGGACAGCCAGTGGGGCGGCAGAGGATATTCCCGAAGTGGCCGGGCAGGGGGAGCCATGA
- a CDS encoding IS5 family transposase (programmed frameshift), protein MSQLFYLSAEQLERIKPFFPRSHGIPRVDDRKVISGIIYVIKHGLQWKDAPREYGPYKTLYNRFLRWSRMGVFNNIFTELAKTAGQDGQVMIDATHLKAHRTAASLLKKGLFSRCIGRTKGGLNSKLHALCDGHGRPLAMKLTAGQVSDYKGAALLMDAMDALPETRALLADRAYDADWFRDALRARGITPCIPPRRSRKRPCSYDQDLYKQRHKIEIMFGRIKDWRRIVMRYDRCAHTFFSALCLAASVIFYLD, encoded by the exons ATGAGCCAACTTTTCTACCTTTCTGCCGAACAACTCGAACGTATCAAGCCCTTCTTTCCACGTTCACATGGTATTCCGCGGGTCGATGACCGGAAAGTCATCAGCGGCATCATTTATGTCATCAAACATGGCCTGCAGTGGAAAGACGCGCCGCGCGAGTATGGCCCGTACAAGACGCTGTACAATCGTTTTTTGCGCTGGAGCCGGATGGGCGTCTTCAACAATATTTTTACCGAATTGGCAAAAACAGCGGGACAGGATGGCCAGGTGATGATCGATGCGACCCACCTCAAGGCTCATCGTACCGCCGCCAGTTTGCTCAAAAAAGGGCTCT TTTCCCGCTGTATCGGCCGCACAAAGGGTGGGCTGAACTCCAAACTCCATGCCCTTTGCGACGGCCACGGCAGGCCTTTGGCCATGAAGCTCACGGCAGGCCAGGTGAGCGACTACAAGGGAGCCGCCCTGCTTATGGATGCCATGGATGCTTTGCCTGAGACCAGGGCGCTGCTGGCGGACCGTGCTTATGACGCCGACTGGTTCCGTGATGCCCTGCGTGCCAGAGGCATTACGCCCTGCATCCCTCCCAGAAGGAGCCGAAAGAGACCTTGCTCGTACGATCAAGATCTGTATAAACAGCGGCACAAGATCGAGATCATGTTTGGCAGGATCAAGGACTGGCGGAGAATAGTCATGCGTTATGACCGCTGCGCACATACCTTCTTTTCAGCTCTGTGCCTCGCGGCTTCCGTCATATTCTATCTCGATTAA
- a CDS encoding ABC transporter ATP-binding protein has product MSDISYKAVHKKYRTGHKQRTVLESLTLSVASGEFYGLLGPNGAGKSTSIKLLLDLIRPDSGSISIRGLSNRQPPARRPIGYLPENPYFYHYLSGWDTLLFCGQASGMEKRQVRERGAELLEVLELTEAASRPVRSFSKGMSQRLGLAAALVHDPDILILDEPMSGLDPLGRHLVATLLGDLKKRGKTIFMSSHILSDIERLCDRVGIVYKSKLCFHGSVHELMRGHADLEAAFLAVVQKREEELA; this is encoded by the coding sequence ATGAGCGATATTTCCTATAAGGCGGTGCATAAAAAATACCGCACTGGCCATAAACAGCGCACGGTACTGGAAAGCCTGACACTTTCCGTGGCCAGCGGCGAATTTTACGGCCTTCTGGGGCCGAACGGCGCAGGCAAGAGTACCAGCATCAAGCTGCTCCTGGATCTCATCCGGCCGGACAGCGGCAGCATCAGCATTCGAGGACTCTCGAACCGCCAGCCGCCGGCGCGGCGGCCCATTGGATATCTGCCTGAAAATCCGTATTTTTATCACTATCTTTCTGGCTGGGATACCCTTCTCTTCTGCGGGCAGGCTTCGGGCATGGAGAAAAGGCAGGTAAGGGAGCGGGGCGCGGAGCTGCTTGAGGTGCTCGAGTTGACGGAGGCTGCAAGCCGGCCGGTACGCTCCTTTTCCAAGGGCATGAGCCAAAGGCTGGGTCTGGCCGCGGCCCTGGTGCACGACCCGGACATCCTCATTCTGGACGAACCCATGAGCGGCCTGGATCCCCTGGGCCGGCATCTGGTGGCCACCCTTCTGGGCGATCTGAAAAAACGGGGCAAGACGATTTTCATGAGTTCCCACATTTTGAGCGACATTGAACGGCTCTGCGACCGGGTGGGCATTGTCTACAAAAGTAAACTCTGTTTTCATGGTTCGGTGCACGAACTCATGCGGGGTCATGCAGATCTGGAGGCAGCCTTTCTGGCCGTGGTGCAAAAGCGGGAGGAGGAACTGGCATGA